The following proteins are co-located in the Natator depressus isolate rNatDep1 chromosome 4, rNatDep2.hap1, whole genome shotgun sequence genome:
- the SLC10A4 gene encoding sodium/bile acid cotransporter 4, with protein sequence MDSSWVENGTLSPFASLSPEPENSSSGSPSPSSRVPQAGRGPGGSPPFWDTPLNQGLSVFVGLALCTTMLGLGCTVELSQLGGQLRRPVGVLLALLCQFLLMPLLAFLLALLFALDEVAAVAVLLCGCCPGGNLSNIMSLLVDGDMNLSIIMTASSTLLALLLMPLCLWIYSRAWINTPLVQLLPLGAVSLTLCSTLLPIGVGVFIRYKYTRVADLLLKVSLWSLLVTLVLLFILTGTMLGPELLASIPASVYIVALLMPLAGYASGYGLATLFHLPPHCKRTVSLETGCQNVQLCTAILKLTFPPHLIGSMYMFPLLYALFQAAEAGLFVLVYKMYGRDTYKQDPLNEDEDTDISYKKLKEEEMADTSYGTVTTEEHNSILMETAQTAL encoded by the exons ATGGACAGCTCCTGGGTGGAGAACGGGACTCTTTCCCCCTTCGCTTCGCTCTCCCCGGAGCCCGAgaacagcagcagcggcagccccagcccctccagccGGGTGCCGCAGGcaggcagggggccggggggcagcCCCCCGTTCTGGGACACCCCTCTGAACCAGGGTTTGAGCGTGTTCGTGGGGCTGGCGCTGTGCACCACCATGCTGGGCTTGGGCTGCACCGTGGAGCTGAGCCAGCTCGGGGGGCAGCTGCGGCGGCCGGTGGGGGTGCTGCTGGCGCTGCTCTGCCAGTTCCTGCTCATGCCCCTGCTGGCCTTCCTGCTGGCGCTGCTCTTCGCCCTGGACGAGGTGGCAGCAGTGGCCGTGCTGCTGTGCGGCTGCTGCCCCGGGGGGAACCTCTCCAACATCATGTCCCTGCTGGTCGACGGAGACATGAACCTCAG tATTATCATGACCGCCTCATCCACCCTGCTGGCCCTGCTGCTGATGCCCCTGTGCCTGTGGATATACAGCCGCGCCTGGATCAACACGCCTCTGGTGCAGCTGTTGCCCCTGGGGGCCGTGAGTCTGACCCTATGCAGCACCTTGCTCCCCATCGGCGTAGGAGTTTTCATCCGCTACAAGTACACACGGGTCGCCGACCTCTTGCTCAAG GTTTCCTTGTGGTCCCTTTTAGTGACTTTGGTGCTTCTTTTCATTCTGACTGGCACTATGTTGGGACCTGAGCTGCTGGCAAGTATCCCTGCGTCTGTCTACATAGTAGCACTCTTGATGCCCTTAGCAGGCTATGCCTCAGGATATGGCTTAGCTACTTTATTTCACCTGCCACCTCATTGCAAGAGGACAGTGTCTTTGGAAACAGGATGTCAAAATGTCCAGCTCTGCACGGCTATACTAAAACTAACCTTTCCACCACATCTCATAGGAAGTATGTATATGTTTCCCTTGCTTTATGCACTTTTCCAGGCTGCAGAAGCAGGACTTTTTGTGTTAGTGTACAAGATGTACGGAAGAGATACCTATAAACAAGATCCCCTAAATGAAGATGAAGACACAGATATTTCTTACAAGAAACTGAAAGAGGAGGAAATGGCAGACACCTCATACGGCACGGTGACTACAGAGGAACACAATTCTATTCTGATGGAGACTGCACAAACTGCACTGTAG